Within the Arthrobacter sp. UKPF54-2 genome, the region CGGAATGGCGCCGCGGCCCCGGCCCGGCACGCCCATCGGGATTTTCCCAGTTTCGGCCACTAAAATGGTCAGACTCCCGCTCGCTAAGGAAGGCACCACCCGTGGTTCGACCCCGTGACAACCGTGCAGACGGAACCGGTTCCCCGGTTCGGTCAAACGCCGCTGCCCGGCACACGGAAGACACTTCCGTCGGCCCCGCCCGCCATCTGGGGGCCGCGCCGCGGACCCCGGTGTGGCTGAAGGCCACCACCCTCATCATTTCGGTTTTGCTCGTGGGCGTGGTCGCCTTCGGCGCGTACTGGTTCATCCGGCTGCAGGGAAATATCACCAAGCAGGCGCTCGGCGCGGGGAACAGCCGGACCGAGGACGCCGTGGACGAAGCAAAGGACCGGATGCAGATCCTGATCCTCGGCTCGGACACCCGCGACGGCAAGAACTCGCAGTACGGCAGCGCGGCCGAATCCACCGGCTACGGCCACTCGGACGTGATGATGCTGATGGACATCTCCGCGGACAACAAACGCGTGAGCGTGGTCAGCTTCCCGCGCGATTTGCTGGTGGACATTCCCAAGTGCGTGGACCAGAAAACGAAGCGCGAGTTCCCTGCCCAGAAGAACGTCATGATCAACGCCGCCATGTCCGAGGCCGGCATCGGCTGCGCCGTGGACACGGTCAACAAGATTACCGGCCTGGAGGTCGACCACTTTATGATGGCCGATTTCAACTCGGTCAAGGAGCTGTCCAACACTGTCGGCGGCGTCGACGTCTGTGTCAGTGACGCCATCTACGACCCCGACTCCGGGCTCCGGCTGCCCAAGGGCACCTCCAAGGTCCAGGGCGAGCAGGCGCTGTCCTTCGTCCGGACGCGGCACGCCTTCGGGGACGGCAGCGACCTCGGCCGGATCAAG harbors:
- a CDS encoding LCP family protein → MVRPRDNRADGTGSPVRSNAAARHTEDTSVGPARHLGAAPRTPVWLKATTLIISVLLVGVVAFGAYWFIRLQGNITKQALGAGNSRTEDAVDEAKDRMQILILGSDTRDGKNSQYGSAAESTGYGHSDVMMLMDISADNKRVSVVSFPRDLLVDIPKCVDQKTKREFPAQKNVMINAAMSEAGIGCAVDTVNKITGLEVDHFMMADFNSVKELSNTVGGVDVCVSDAIYDPDSGLRLPKGTSKVQGEQALSFVRTRHAFGDGSDLGRIKAQQGFLSSLVRKIKDDGTFSNPGRMLGIADAITKNLTIDDGLASVPTLLTVGNRLKDIDVSKVAFVAAPTEPAVSDQNRLQLAEPAASQLFAAMRKDIDLTDPAAKPDASASASASAEPSASQSPAAPAYNKALQPVTVANGSGDPARAKELVAALTAGGFTQTGQLTAKAVAKTAVYYGADFADVAADVAALLGIPASQVLPAAGVSGVQVYVGRDYAGATQQPDAPATLPPDIVNQTAGDTVCQQANPALITR